The nucleotide sequence GCTTCATATGGATTTCACCTTAAACTCTGTATGATTAATCAAAGGTTTCTTCCAGAGATATATTGACTACCTCACATTGAGTTAGAAGCTCAACTCTGAATGGTTatgtttgttttattttttctacttcataagCATCTTCACTCTGGTAACAAGCAAGTTTACCATGCTTTGCTTTATCTTTTGCCCCCTATAAAGTTTTCAGAGATCAGTGTTCTTCTTCTGCATGGACCAAGTATCCCGGAGTTTTGAGTATTTTGTGCACCATTTTTATATGCAGTAATTTTGGCTTGCTACTTCAGATAAACCTGGCACATTTTTGGAACTAAAATTATGTTATGAGTAactattctttttttaattcaGATTAGACAAGGGGAAGCTGTTGGAATAATTGGACCTTCAGGCACTGGCAAATCAACAGTGCTCAAGGTTATGGCAGGGCTTTTAGCCCCAGACAAGGCAAGAAATTTGATGCTATATTTGTTTATCCTTGAAATTTTTTGTCCAGTAGGCTTCCGCTGCTTGTTCTTTATATGTTTTGGCATCTAAAGATCCTTCACCCTATGTGTTTTATTTGATGATGAGCAGGGTGAGGTTTTTATCCGTGGAAGAAAGAGACATGGTTTGGTCAGTGATGAAGAAATATCAGGCCTCCGGATCGGCTtggtactttatttttttttgaaaataaaagtaaTTGAGTTGGTATAGTTATGTTCAAGGTCTTAGAATCTAAGTGGAATCATGATGTAAATTTAGCCATATGGTCGGTCATTTTATAGCAAGAAATCACTTATTTTTAGCAAATGACCTTTTATATTGAGGCTTTTATTTTATAGATTATACCCAAGTATTTGTATAACTTAGTTATGGCTGTGATAAGGGCTTGTCTGATTGCATCTAAGTAACTTATAAAAGGtgttttgaaacttcttttttATATCCAGATACTTATAACCTCATGCAACTTAATGTAGAAGTGATAATCTGTCAAAAGAGTAATCTAATTATATCTTTTGTCTGTATATCTAATCAAGGTTTTAGGTCTCAGCAAGACAGGGGGCATCCCAGCCATCCCATCCCGATCCTCTAAGAAAATGGAACCAGGATGGGGTTGCAATAAACCGATCCATAtagggaaagaagagaaagaggaaataaaggaagaaggaaagatgaagaaaaaggaaagaaaaagaaaggaatgaaAGGAGGAATAAAggaaagacaaagaaaaaggaaCGAAGAAGAGGAACAATAGAAgcgataagaaaaagaaagaagacaaaggaaagagaggaaggtaaggaaaaaaggaaggaaagaaggaagaaaggaaagaaagaaaaaagaaagaataagaaagGAAAGGCaagaaaaaggggagagagaTGGAGGGCTCCTATGGGACTCTCAACTGAGACTGCCATTGGGATATGGCGGGACAGTGGGGCATCCCATTCCATAGAGAAACTGGGACAACCCCCATCCCATGAGATTTAAAACCTTGTACAAAATTATACTTAATAATGTATCTTGACTCTAAAAGCAAGATCTGGATCAAGTACCAGATATTATCACTCAGTACACCTGTTCTGTTCCCTTGTATTGCTTTCTGTTTCTATTTTTTCCAACAAACCTCATAAACAGTATAAGTCATACAATCTTGTTCTAACTAAACAACATACTTAAGGTTGAAAGTCTCTGCATCAGCTCTTATACACATTGTATTTCAATGTTGTGCTTGAAGACTGATCCTCGGTTATTACTGAACATCAGAGATATTGACTTCTCTCTTCACTGTCTAGGGTGTTACCTGGGTTTAACTGACTCTCTTGTTCAATTTACTCGCTGCAGGTGTTTCAGAGTGCAGCATTATTTGATTCTCTTACAGTCCGTGAAAATGTTGGTTTTCTATTGTAAGGGAttattaaagttttttttttggataagtaCATATCTCTTACTTAGTTTTTGTTGCCTAATTTGTCTCTCCGCCATTAGATATGAAAATTCAAAGATGTCAGAAGATCGGATAGCAGAACTTGTGGCAGAAAATTTGTCTGCAGTAGGGCTCAAGGTACATTTAAATTGTGAATGGAGATATACATTTGTGCATGTTTCTATATCAGGGCATTGACAATTTATTCCTATTCTGTAGAACTTTGCCTTTGACATTAGTGAAAAAAAAGAGTATTACAGATACAAGATAAGATACAACAAGGAGGTTATTCACCTGCTCCCTGCATCTCTAACCATAACAAACCATCTAAAACCCAGATCCAGATTTCTGATATCGAGTTATTAAGTCGTATAATTGTAATATGTGAACATAAAGCTTTATAACGTCAATAATTCTCTATAAATTGTCAGATAAGCATGTCTTCATACCACCACCATGAATTTGTAGAACTAGTTAACGATCATGAGGCATTAATTTATTGGGGTCCATATTCTCTTTGTCAACTGCCATTCCATTAATAAATTCCTGGCTTAGCACCTTCAATTTCTCCATCGTTCTCTTTGCTTTAGATTGTCCAAGTTCCTCCTTAGGACAGAGTATTCCATGGCATCCATACATTACAGTTATCTCTGGCACGTTTAACAATTTGTAACAGCTTGAGAAATTGTTATGCATCGTTTCATCCTTTACgatttccaatttttctgtATGTCTTGACACTGTGTTTACAGATAGGTTAATTGGGTATGCTGTAATTGTTTACAGATAGGTTAATTGTTTACgatttccaatttttctgtATGTCTTGACACTTTGTTTACATCACTTGAGCTATCCCTGAATTATGTCGTTACAGGGAGTTGAAGACTGTTTGCCATCAGAACTATCTGGTGGCATGAAAAAACGTGTAGCTTTAGCGAGGTCTATAATCTTTGATAACACAAAGGAGGTGGTAGAACCAGAGGTATGCCCATGAGTTGAATTGGCTTCTTTTATTATTCAGTTGTACAGTTGATTATATCTAACCTGATATACATTCAATGATAACAGCGAGCGCCTTTTTAAGTTATGATGTTTTACCGTCTTACCACTGACTCAGTAATAGCTGTTACAAACTTTTCAATCAGGATTAACTTGTGGATTGTGATCATCCTTAAATGCACATTCATGCCACTCAACAGTGCATTTGAAAACCACTGGATTCACAATTTAGATACTTTTATACATTACAATTTTTGCTAGTTTGGTAATTGTTAAGTAAGAACAATGACTATgatatattaaaaaagaaaaaaggaagaaaaagttcTCATTCTTTACTACTTTGAGCCCTCAATCATCTAATGAGAATTTATAAACTCACAGACTGGTTCCTGAAAACAATGTTGATGTTCTTCAAAATTTCCTAGTTTTAGTGAGTGACTGCCTTCAAGAGGAGATCAAAATAGCAACCAAGTTTTTGAAATATAATCTAGCAAGCTGTGTACTTTATGCCTTTTCCTTATTATTCCCCGATCAGGTGCTCTTGTATGACGAACCCACAGCAGGACTTGATCCTATTGCTTCCACTGTCGTCGAAGATCTCATTCGCTCTGTGCATATGAAAGGCGAGGATGCCCATGGAAAGCCAGGAAAGATCACATCCTATGTGGTTGTCACTCATCAGCATAGCACCATAAAAAGAGCTGTTGATAGGTAATAGCATTATCCTAGGCTTCCAAATTCTCTTAACAGGTTTTCCATTCCCATTTTGAGCATAGATTAAAGACTCTGTTGCCAGATTGTTGTTTCTTTATGAGGGAAGGATAGTCTGGGAAGGAATGACAGATGAATTTACCACATCCACAAATCCTATAGTTAGACAGGTGAGCATGACTTTCAGATTGTATCGCTGTCATGTTTAGCCTACCATGAAGAAGACCAAGGAGCAAAACcccaaataaattttttatcctTGCTTGTTTTTGCAGTTCGCATCCGGCAGCTTAGATGGGCCTATCAAATACTGAAACTACACTCAATAGCATTTCTGGTGTGCTGGTAATCTATTTATCTTACCTGCCAACCTCTGGACTTCCGTGTAACAAGGACCTTATATTCTCATCATTCAAGTTATGACTGGAAGGTCGGAGACAGTCTGCAGGCGCACGGCGATGGCTTGGCCATTATATGGCAATCCCTGGGCCTGATTGATGTAACATTTTTTTATCccattgctgtttttttttccttcaaaatCTTTATATTGGGCAAATTTGTTCTTGAGAAAATACTACTTTTTTTTCTGGAGGTTTCTTTACCTCTTCTCATGCTAATTTAGCTGATACAGAAAAGGCATACTTTTGAGATGAGCATTCTGCTGTAGCAGGGCTGTTGGAACTCGTTACAGTTATGTTTTCAACTGGATCTGCGCATTAAGAGATGATGACTGCTTTGTTATGAGGTCAGGATAACAATCATGAATCTTGGAACCATTAGGAGAATTGGGCACTTCTATGCAAAACAATCATTGGAATGCCTTAAGGCTGTAGTTGTTATTTGTACTTTTTCTTTGCGGAAGTCTGCATTTTGTGCAGTCTTAGGAAAAAATGGCAGAAAATTTGAACCTGTGGGTTCCTCAGATCTGGCAGATGCAGAAGGTTCTGTATCTTGTTAAGTCTTGGATTTTTATTTCAGCAGattataaaactattttggaaCATTATTGGAAGTTACAGATTCTAGTGAATTGAACATTCTAGCACGCTCGTTAAATGCTAATCAGCATGCTCGTCacgggtgttttttttttttttttttgatgaagccCTCAAGTGGATAAACCTGTTACACTGTGAATATCATCATGGAAAATGTTTCCGGAAACATGAAGCAGGAAAATGGCAGAGAGAGccgagaggaaaagaaagaagaagatcaaagaagGTATCTATTAATACCTAGAGGAAGGAAAGATGCAGGACCACTGAGCgccagcttctgcagtggattgAGAGCAGCTTCGGTTAGAAAACCTCCGAATCACAACTCTAGTAGAAGCTTTTGAATTGTAAAAAAGCCAAAATAGTTAAGAAATGCAGGCAGCTCACCTTATGTAGAAGCTTGGATGGCTTGAACTGATCCAACCGCTCAACTGCTCGGTATGATCTTTAACGCTGCATCGCCATGGCATTTGATCTCGGGCAACTATGCGGATGATGTCTCGGGAAGGTTGTCAGAAGTTAGTAGATAATAAATGCTACATCCAGAACTCCTTAGAAGACTCCAGAAGTAGCTCGAGAAGGTGATCCCGGTAGCTTGGCTCAATGAGTCGGCTCAATAGATTAGCAtgactacttccttcgtccaAGCCGAAGAAGTCAGTCGGCCTTAAAAGTGGAGGGCAACTGATACGCCTAGGATCACCATGTGGTCTTCACTAAAGGCATCACAAAAGACCTTTCTCCGGCACTGACTTTTAATCTtgttgaatttagtcccacatcggctagagcggaaaggttccgtgccttataatgaggagggcgaagccttttcctcacgagggaccttttgtgggacaaaaccgtaaaggcaatccccccgtcagcgctggacgcgcgggccggaaacgtctccctccgtcagcgctggacgcgcggaccggagcgcccaaagcggacaatacctcgtgggggacgcggtctctttctgctcggctcggttgggactaaggctgttgccggggtgaaaatcccgcaacagatggcgcgccaGGAAGGGGAgcctcctctctccattgactaccctccaggactgtgggggcccgttggggtaaaacctggccggaaccttcccgctggaggggctatgttgtgggggggggagggggccttgaatttagtcccacatcggctagagcggaaaggttccgtgccttataatgaggagggcgaagccttttcctcacgagggaccttttgtgggacaaaaccgtgagggcaatccccccgtcagcgctggacgcgcgggccggaaacgtctccctccgtcagcgctggacgcgcggaccggagcgcccaaagcggacaatacctcgtgggggacgcggtctctttctgctcggctcggttgggactaaggctgttgccggggtgaaaattcCGCAACAAATCTATATAAGCTACACCCAAAGAATCTCCAGGTATGCTTATATACACACCGCTACTCTTGCTTTTATTACTCTCTAAAATCTTTGTTGTTCCTCGAGATTTAGCCTAACTTAGGCATTAGAGTTTTCTCCGCCGAACAAAGTCGGGCAACCTTTTGTGCTCTCTTTTGCGGGTCCATCCGACCATTTCAAGCTTGGTCCAACCTTGCAGATCAGAGCTACAACCTCTCCAATCAAGCAAGCATTAATCTGAAAACGCAGCTAGCTTGGGTCAAATTTTGGTGGTAACAAGCAGGATACTCAGAGAGATGAATTCTTTAAAGGAGAGGGATTTGGGTGATGGATTTTGTCCGACTGCATTGTCCTTGTAGAACCAATGTGCTTGCTCCAGGAGACACAAGCCTCTCGAATGACTCCAGATCTTCGTTTTGAATATTCAGCACAAACCAACTTCGAGAGATGGATGTCGGCTTTTTAGTCGAGGAAGGGTCGATGCCGATATTTGAAGGTCTGATTTTagcgacccccccccccccggatgTCGGCTTTTTAGTCGAGGAAGGATCGATGCCGATATTTGAAGGTCTGATTTTAGcgacccccccccccaacaaagGAAGGGGAGAaacggaaaaagaaaagagattgCTATAATATATACTCCCTCGACCACTTCAAGACAGATTGATCTTAAGAAGATCATTGCCTTACAGATCTGCTGAGCCTGAATCCCATGCCCATTCGCCTGGGTTCAGTCTCCCCCGTCGTCGTAGTCGTTACACCACCCATACACAATAAGAAGGAAGATAGAATTGATTCTTCGGACACGTATATGTTTAACCTCCACATAGAATATAATTGGCAATAGTTCAAAGAACACAGCGAGCGAGGGTTGCTCATCGTGGCCTGGATTTGTAGGCTTATGATCGATCAGATCAGGAGACCAGACCGACCAACCAGTTCAGCAGACCGGACCGGCCAATGATGACCATGTATCCCTGATTCAAAGCGCATTAATTTCAGGCACATAAAGTGGAGAAACCCGAAGTCCCCCTCTCGTCCTTTCGTATGAGCCACTCCTCCCCCCCTCCTCGTCCCTCCTCTCGCCCCGCGCAACCGTTGGCTTCCGTTATTGTTCAGAGCCTCACTACCTCCTTCGCCTTCTCCAATGCCACCCTGCACTTGTTCTTCTTGATTTGGCATCTCACCACCGCCTGCCTCCTTCTCAAGTGCTGCCTGCCCCTATTCCACTTGTTCTCGTGTCTCCGTGCCTATGCCGGTGCAGGTCATGCTGCAACGGATACAATTCTGATGGCCCCAACCCATTCCACCAGTTTTTAAATCCTTGCACGACATCGTAGATTATTCCGTCGACAGAATATCGGCCTGCTAATACTCCCAAGTACCAAAAGCTTTGTCCAGTTTATAGGTGTAGTAGGACTTGATGCTAAAATTTAAACCCAAATTATATGGAGCATCGTGGAATATGTGAAATTGTGTTGCTAAGTAATCTACTAAATTAAATGATTTATCTAGTGTCAATCTTCCTAAAGATTTTGCGGTCCTAACTTGGGTTTTATACTTTGGTTTTATACATGAGTAGTTCTTGGATGAATTTCTCGGGGTGAAGAACAAAGTGGGGAATGTGGAAATTTGATAGCTCATGAATCACAGATTTCAGCACACTGCCAAAACAAAATGTAAAGATGTTTGAATGCAGATGCAGCAAATTATAGAAGTCAGATGAGAGATGTATGGTTCAGATATGTGCAAAAGAGCTACCCGAACAAGACCTCATGGTACTCTATTCGCTCAACATTCTGAGACACATGCAGAAAGTCATTTTCCTGTAATATGTTACTTCGGTAAAAATTCCTTATTTTCCATAACATGTTAGTATGATTGAGATTGCTGttcatttatatatatgtatgtatgtatgtatgtatgtatgtatgctggGGCCGGTGAGCATCTTTCTGACAGTCAGGTTAAAGGCTTGATTAGCAAGCGCCACAAAGAGGTCCGCCATGCTGCAAAAGGTGCTGTAACATGATTATCACAAGACCCCTGTTGCTTGCACCTTTTCTAAACTC is from Phoenix dactylifera cultivar Barhee BC4 chromosome 18, palm_55x_up_171113_PBpolish2nd_filt_p, whole genome shotgun sequence and encodes:
- the LOC103719745 gene encoding protein TRIGALACTOSYLDIACYLGLYCEROL 3, chloroplastic isoform X2; the encoded protein is MNSSISDNLGVGKDVGVEPDVLIECRDVHKSFGDKQILRGVSFKIRQGEAVGIIGPSGTGKSTVLKVMAGLLAPDKGEVFIRGRKRHGLVSDEEISGLRIGLVFQSAALFDSLTVRENVGFLLYENSKMSEDRIAELVAENLSAVGLKGVEDCLPSELSGGMKKRVALARSIIFDNTKEVVEPEVLLYDEPTAGLDPIASTVVEDLIRSVHMKGEDAHGKPGKITSYVVVTHQHSTIKRAVDRLLFLYEGRIVWEGMTDEFTTSTNPIVRQFASGSLDGPIKY
- the LOC103719745 gene encoding protein TRIGALACTOSYLDIACYLGLYCEROL 3, chloroplastic isoform X1, producing the protein MSSSTVSWANSWGPPSAGLRGRPKPLLPSSSIRRRRWAGSCWDGGRKILCTCAAPPRNWGDGPPACGTYNSSISDNLGVGKDVGVEPDVLIECRDVHKSFGDKQILRGVSFKIRQGEAVGIIGPSGTGKSTVLKVMAGLLAPDKGEVFIRGRKRHGLVSDEEISGLRIGLVFQSAALFDSLTVRENVGFLLYENSKMSEDRIAELVAENLSAVGLKGVEDCLPSELSGGMKKRVALARSIIFDNTKEVVEPEVLLYDEPTAGLDPIASTVVEDLIRSVHMKGEDAHGKPGKITSYVVVTHQHSTIKRAVDRLLFLYEGRIVWEGMTDEFTTSTNPIVRQFASGSLDGPIKY